In Dyadobacter subterraneus, a single genomic region encodes these proteins:
- a CDS encoding DUF6265 family protein — translation MKAKLLLFLLLSAASYGQEFKASISDLAFMSGTWTMKHEWGDMEEFWGPPMGNSLISSYRCVKDGKVVFYEFVVIEQGENVPVMKLRHFNPGSIGWEDKNSPLEYPLSSLSKNKAVFEAKDKSLRLIYQLVNENLEVVLEEKNKNNEMEKMVFAYRRKK, via the coding sequence ATGAAAGCAAAACTACTACTCTTCCTATTGTTGTCTGCCGCTTCCTATGGTCAGGAATTCAAAGCTTCCATCAGCGATTTGGCATTTATGTCCGGAACCTGGACTATGAAACATGAGTGGGGAGATATGGAAGAATTTTGGGGTCCTCCGATGGGTAATTCCCTTATATCCAGCTATCGCTGCGTAAAAGATGGGAAAGTGGTTTTTTATGAATTTGTTGTAATAGAACAAGGCGAAAACGTTCCGGTGATGAAATTACGTCATTTTAACCCTGGAAGTATTGGCTGGGAAGATAAAAATTCGCCACTGGAATACCCGCTATCTTCTCTTTCTAAAAATAAAGCAGTATTTGAAGCAAAAGACAAATCCTTGAGATTGATTTATCAGTTGGTCAATGAAAATCTGGAAGTGGTTTTGGAAGAGAAGAATAAAAATAATGAAATGGAAAAGATGGTTTTTGCTTATAGGCGTAAGAAATAA
- a CDS encoding LytR/AlgR family response regulator transcription factor: MLNCVIVDDEPLAREGIANYVREVDFLHLTGTCENPVELIKMLDENPVDLIFLDIQMPKMSGIDFLKIVKNPPLVVITTAFPSFALESFQLDVLDYLLKPITFERFFKAASKAKDYHNLINRENSSENATETGADYFFIKCGNKYEKIVLTDILFIEGMQNYVTIYTNKGKFVTLLYMKNLEQNLDSRFFIRVHKSYIVSVNRVEGIEGNEIFIQSHRIPVSRNHREQVLKQIVSKNLWVK, translated from the coding sequence ATGTTGAATTGTGTTATTGTTGATGATGAGCCACTGGCACGTGAAGGGATTGCCAATTATGTCAGAGAAGTTGATTTTCTGCATCTGACAGGAACATGTGAAAATCCGGTAGAGCTTATCAAGATGCTGGATGAAAATCCGGTGGACCTGATTTTTCTCGATATTCAAATGCCGAAAATGAGCGGAATTGATTTTTTGAAAATTGTGAAAAATCCTCCGTTGGTTGTGATCACAACCGCCTTCCCAAGTTTTGCATTGGAAAGTTTTCAACTGGATGTACTCGATTATCTTTTGAAACCGATCACTTTTGAGCGTTTTTTCAAAGCAGCTTCAAAAGCGAAAGATTATCATAATCTGATCAACAGAGAAAATAGCAGTGAAAATGCGACTGAAACTGGTGCAGATTATTTCTTTATCAAATGTGGAAATAAATATGAAAAGATCGTCCTGACAGACATTCTGTTTATTGAAGGAATGCAAAATTACGTCACAATTTATACCAACAAAGGAAAGTTTGTGACTTTACTATACATGAAAAACCTCGAACAGAACCTGGATAGCAGGTTTTTTATCCGTGTTCATAAATCTTACATCGTTTCGGTAAACAGGGTAGAAGGTATTGAAGGAAATGAGATTTTTATTCAATCGCATAGAATTCCGGTAAGCAGAAATCATCGGGAGCAGGTTTTGAAGCAGATCGTAAGCAAGAATTTATGGGTAAAGTGA
- a CDS encoding sensor histidine kinase encodes MITTENTSNQNWFFKYKLYHIPFWCAYQYLWWVIAIGNPVKAAASILFTAMSVKFLFYVVFQVIAICFNLYYLIPKFLEKSRFTEYVIYLTLTILAASLLIVPGYYLAAFFAGKTLVDMYGPDGGCLYFLSTTSFPSTLASMTLAMSIKLTKNWIQTERRQRELEKEKLETELKFLKNQFNPHFLFNTINSIFFLIHKNADMASDALAKFSELLRYQLYECNDIQIPLSKEIAYMKNFIELEKLRQNDNVEIDFQMNAADTGHLGIAPFVLMVFVENAFKHVSKNSGKTNWIKIHLELKQAELNFSVSNSTSPQLTTDLIHYGGIGLKNVKRRLDLIYPEDYQLEIQNRDSDFEVKLSLKLSELVVRNFEEIAA; translated from the coding sequence ATGATAACAACAGAAAACACATCAAACCAAAACTGGTTTTTTAAATACAAGCTGTATCACATTCCGTTCTGGTGTGCATATCAGTATCTCTGGTGGGTGATTGCGATTGGTAATCCTGTTAAAGCGGCGGCCAGTATTCTGTTTACAGCAATGTCTGTGAAATTTCTGTTTTATGTTGTTTTCCAGGTCATTGCCATTTGTTTCAATCTGTATTATCTGATTCCGAAATTTCTGGAAAAAAGCAGATTTACAGAATATGTCATTTATCTGACATTGACCATTTTGGCGGCGTCTTTGCTGATAGTGCCTGGCTATTATCTGGCTGCATTTTTCGCCGGAAAAACGCTTGTTGACATGTATGGTCCTGATGGTGGATGTCTATATTTTTTGTCTACAACATCTTTTCCTTCAACACTTGCCAGTATGACACTCGCAATGAGCATTAAACTGACTAAAAACTGGATTCAAACCGAAAGGCGGCAACGGGAACTGGAAAAAGAGAAACTGGAAACGGAATTGAAGTTTTTGAAAAACCAGTTCAATCCTCATTTTCTTTTTAATACAATCAATTCAATTTTTTTCCTGATTCATAAAAACGCGGATATGGCGTCTGATGCGCTGGCCAAATTTTCCGAACTTTTGCGATATCAGCTTTATGAATGCAACGATATCCAGATTCCGTTAAGCAAGGAAATCGCATACATGAAAAATTTTATTGAGCTCGAAAAATTGCGGCAGAATGACAATGTGGAAATTGATTTTCAAATGAATGCGGCAGATACCGGTCATCTTGGTATCGCGCCTTTTGTATTGATGGTTTTTGTTGAAAATGCGTTTAAGCACGTTTCCAAGAATAGCGGCAAAACCAACTGGATTAAAATACATCTCGAACTGAAACAAGCCGAGCTTAATTTTTCGGTTTCGAACAGCACATCACCTCAGTTGACTACTGATTTGATCCATTATGGTGGAATTGGTTTGAAAAATGTAAAGAGACGGCTGGACCTTATTTATCCGGAAGATTACCAACTAGAAATCCAAAATAGAGATTCAGATTTTGAAGTAAAGCTTTCCTTGAAACTTTCTGAACTTGTGGTTCGTAATTTCGAAGAAATCGCGGCCTGA
- a CDS encoding YybH family protein: protein MKTLMYCLVFILLEINCSAGDRNDLEKDKKDFIKTTEMIRSAFARGDVAMITSLHHPNVIKAFGGNNYVDGRDAMVKGLIQTFNSVKLEFTENKIENTLFNGDTAVETSIFTMKATPKNGRPISYSRGRAMVIYIRYKDSPTGWASIREMAQAAPDEK, encoded by the coding sequence ATGAAAACCCTGATGTATTGCCTTGTATTTATTTTGTTGGAAATTAACTGCTCGGCCGGTGACAGGAATGACCTGGAAAAGGATAAAAAGGATTTTATTAAAACGACCGAAATGATTCGTTCAGCGTTTGCCCGAGGTGATGTCGCTATGATAACTTCATTGCATCACCCCAACGTGATCAAGGCTTTTGGCGGAAATAACTACGTCGACGGACGCGACGCCATGGTAAAAGGTTTGATCCAAACATTTAACAGCGTAAAACTGGAATTTACAGAAAACAAGATAGAAAATACATTATTTAATGGTGACACTGCCGTTGAAACCAGTATATTTACAATGAAAGCTACCCCAAAAAATGGCCGCCCAATTTCCTATTCCAGGGGCCGGGCCATGGTGATTTACATTCGGTATAAAGATAGTCCAACAGGTTGGGCATCCATCCGCGAAATGGCTCAGGCCGCGCCGGACGAAAAATAG
- a CDS encoding KTSC domain-containing protein, producing the protein MPSSVVAKMIYNDETETLRIIYVSGMVYDYKKVPLEVYEAMKASGSKGTFLNQQIKTRYEFEKVELK; encoded by the coding sequence ATGCCATCATCCGTTGTAGCCAAAATGATCTATAATGATGAAACAGAAACATTAAGAATCATTTATGTTTCCGGAATGGTATACGATTATAAAAAAGTCCCTTTGGAAGTCTACGAAGCAATGAAAGCTTCTGGCTCCAAAGGGACTTTTTTAAATCAGCAGATCAAGACCCGATATGAGTTTGAGAAAGTTGAATTAAAGTAG
- the ypfJ gene encoding KPN_02809 family neutral zinc metallopeptidase, translating to MKWQDLRSSGNVDDRRGMSGGGKVAVGGIGVIIVVVLGLLTGQDPSEILNTIQNNQTSEQQVQERPAGPRPDDRTAEMVSKILGSTEDVWGEIYKENGSTYKTPSLQIFENSSQSACGGASSAMGPFYCPADEKVYIDLSFCDELRDKFNAPGDFAVAYVVAHEVGHHVQNLMGLSDKLQQQRQRLSEEDYNKLSVKLELQADFLAGVWANHAQKMENILEPGDLEAALTAANAIGDDKLQKESQGYVVPDAFTHGTSKQRMYWFKKGFDTGDLNQGKFDDIQ from the coding sequence ATGAAGTGGCAGGATTTACGAAGTAGCGGAAATGTTGACGATCGGCGCGGGATGTCCGGTGGCGGCAAAGTTGCAGTAGGCGGAATTGGTGTAATTATCGTTGTGGTACTTGGACTTTTAACCGGGCAGGATCCGTCAGAAATTTTAAATACCATTCAGAACAACCAAACCTCGGAACAGCAGGTTCAGGAACGGCCGGCTGGTCCGCGGCCTGATGACAGAACAGCTGAAATGGTATCAAAAATCCTGGGAAGTACCGAAGATGTTTGGGGGGAGATCTATAAAGAAAATGGTAGTACATACAAAACACCATCCTTACAGATTTTCGAAAATTCGTCCCAAAGTGCCTGTGGAGGTGCGTCTTCAGCAATGGGTCCATTTTACTGCCCTGCCGATGAAAAAGTATATATCGACCTTTCATTCTGTGATGAACTCAGAGATAAATTCAATGCCCCGGGAGATTTCGCGGTGGCTTATGTGGTGGCCCATGAAGTTGGTCATCATGTCCAGAATCTTATGGGTCTCAGCGATAAACTTCAACAACAGCGTCAGCGTTTAAGCGAAGAAGATTACAACAAGTTATCAGTTAAACTGGAATTGCAGGCAGATTTCCTTGCCGGTGTGTGGGCAAACCATGCGCAAAAGATGGAAAATATTCTGGAACCAGGAGATTTGGAAGCGGCACTTACGGCTGCCAATGCTATTGGTGATGACAAATTACAAAAGGAATCTCAGGGTTATGTGGTCCCGGATGCATTCACTCACGGGACATCAAAACAAAGAATGTACTGGTTCAAAAAAGGTTTTGATACGGGAGATTTGAATCAGGGAAAATTTGATGACATACAGTAA
- a CDS encoding Gfo/Idh/MocA family protein codes for MEKQSRKQNYFSGKNSDFSAISRKGFLSETGKYLAIGAVGSLVIEGAGMDVFAQSSIKATSPPSKIPADKSEPIVLEKWKSEVDQQSGPTPTPMPPDQRIGYAVVGLGHLSLEEILPALNSCKNSKLTALVSGSPEKMKKVATQYGIKSENCYSYETYDQIKNNKEVDVIYIVLPNGLHKEYTIRGAKAGKHILCEKPMANTSQECREMIDACAKAGVKLMVAYRIQYQPHNRKVRELIKNKEFGAPKFLEASNCQSSANPDHWRHKIKLAGGGALPDIGLYCLNTTRFVLGEEPTEIFAYKYTTPGNPLFTEIEEMVSWQMRFPSGVIASCSTNYNVHESRHYRVLCEKGWVNLDKAFAYKGQNLTTARAEGKLELNQNVGIAETDQFAIEMDHFSDCIIKNIKPYTPGEEGLQDHILMEAIYQSAKEGKPVKINSSSATAGIHGPEPELD; via the coding sequence ATGGAAAAACAATCAAGGAAACAAAATTATTTCTCAGGTAAAAATTCAGATTTTTCAGCCATTTCCCGAAAAGGATTTTTGTCAGAAACAGGAAAATATCTGGCTATTGGCGCAGTGGGAAGTCTTGTAATAGAAGGAGCAGGAATGGATGTATTTGCTCAAAGTTCCATAAAAGCTACCTCGCCGCCTTCTAAAATTCCTGCCGATAAGTCAGAACCGATCGTCTTGGAAAAATGGAAATCGGAGGTGGATCAGCAATCCGGACCAACACCAACACCTATGCCTCCGGATCAGAGAATTGGCTATGCAGTAGTTGGGCTGGGACATCTATCACTGGAAGAAATTCTTCCTGCTTTAAACAGCTGCAAAAATTCGAAACTGACTGCCCTTGTAAGCGGTAGTCCTGAAAAGATGAAAAAGGTTGCAACCCAGTATGGTATAAAATCTGAGAACTGTTATAGTTATGAAACATACGACCAGATAAAAAATAATAAGGAAGTTGACGTCATTTATATCGTATTGCCTAACGGACTGCATAAAGAATATACCATCCGCGGTGCTAAGGCGGGGAAGCACATATTATGCGAAAAGCCGATGGCTAATACTTCCCAGGAATGCAGGGAAATGATTGATGCCTGTGCGAAGGCTGGCGTTAAACTGATGGTTGCATACAGGATCCAGTATCAGCCTCATAACAGAAAGGTGCGGGAATTGATAAAAAATAAAGAATTTGGAGCCCCCAAATTCCTGGAAGCATCCAATTGTCAGAGCAGCGCAAATCCGGATCACTGGCGCCACAAAATCAAGCTGGCCGGTGGAGGCGCATTACCGGACATCGGTTTGTACTGTTTAAATACGACAAGATTTGTTTTAGGAGAAGAACCAACCGAGATTTTCGCCTATAAATATACGACGCCCGGAAACCCGTTATTTACGGAAATTGAAGAAATGGTTTCCTGGCAGATGCGTTTTCCAAGTGGAGTAATTGCGAGCTGTTCTACGAATTATAATGTGCATGAAAGTAGACATTACCGGGTGCTTTGTGAGAAAGGTTGGGTTAATCTGGATAAGGCGTTTGCGTATAAAGGCCAGAATTTAACGACGGCCAGAGCCGAAGGAAAACTGGAATTAAACCAGAATGTGGGCATTGCTGAAACGGATCAGTTTGCAATTGAGATGGATCATTTTTCGGATTGTATCATCAAAAACATAAAACCTTATACGCCGGGTGAAGAAGGTTTGCAGGATCATATTCTTATGGAAGCCATTTATCAGTCTGCCAAAGAAGGCAAGCCAGTCAAAATAAATTCTTCTTCGGCAACTGCCGGAATTCATGGTCCGGAACCTGAGCTGGACTGA
- a CDS encoding mechanosensitive ion channel family protein: protein MKISEFYDKAYLWILDKGPSFLLGVAVLVVGFWLIKMLSRYMSAHMVRKEIDPSLTPFLLSLTITVLRVLLVIAGMQIIGIQMTVFAALIGAIGVAAGLALSGTLQNFASGVLILLLKPFQVGDNILAQGQEGTVTAIKIFYTIVTTFDNRKVVVPNSKLSNEVIINISGSGSRRLDIELKFSNAIDFIEVKKIVNNVLDNAQNILESPERRIGVSSIESDGYKVMVNVWINAHGFIDTKMTVQEKIMESLKSSGLKLPGM, encoded by the coding sequence ATGAAAATAAGTGAATTTTATGATAAGGCTTATCTTTGGATTCTGGACAAAGGGCCATCATTTTTACTTGGAGTTGCGGTTCTTGTTGTCGGTTTCTGGCTGATAAAAATGCTATCCAGATACATGTCGGCGCATATGGTCAGAAAAGAAATTGACCCTTCGCTGACACCTTTTCTGCTAAGTTTAACGATTACTGTTTTAAGGGTTTTACTGGTCATAGCTGGTATGCAGATCATCGGTATACAGATGACCGTTTTCGCAGCGTTAATCGGTGCAATTGGCGTTGCAGCGGGTCTGGCTTTGTCAGGAACATTGCAAAATTTCGCCAGCGGAGTTTTGATCTTGCTTCTAAAACCTTTTCAGGTTGGAGATAATATCCTGGCCCAGGGGCAGGAAGGAACCGTTACGGCAATCAAAATATTTTACACGATCGTCACCACATTCGACAACCGAAAAGTGGTAGTACCCAACAGCAAATTGTCGAACGAAGTCATTATTAATATCAGTGGCTCGGGAAGCAGAAGACTTGATATTGAATTGAAGTTCAGTAATGCAATTGATTTTATCGAAGTGAAAAAAATTGTTAACAACGTTCTTGATAATGCTCAAAATATCCTCGAATCTCCTGAAAGAAGAATTGGTGTTTCATCCATCGAATCCGATGGTTATAAAGTGATGGTCAATGTCTGGATCAACGCGCATGGATTTATTGATACCAAGATGACGGTTCAGGAAAAAATAATGGAAAGTTTAAAATCCTCAGGTCTGAAATTGCCCGGTATGTGA
- a CDS encoding lipid-binding SYLF domain-containing protein, with product MLIKKLSFQIFQIAMLFNIASFSPAVAQDKEDDKIKAATSVLNDFSQMKENIPAQLLAISQGIIIVPKMINAGLMVGAKHGKGIAMVKGTNGQWSDPIFVTITGGSVGAQIGVQATDLILVFKNSKTLTEIGKGSFTLGGDLSVAAGPVGRSSSAQTDYKLEAEVYSYSRSKGLFAGITLNGAVLSVDGKANNEFYDDSSDANTILTSSHTDSNLVADLKNKLENFK from the coding sequence ATGCTTATTAAAAAATTAAGTTTTCAGATATTCCAGATTGCGATGCTTTTCAATATTGCATCCTTTTCACCAGCCGTTGCGCAGGATAAGGAAGATGATAAAATTAAAGCGGCCACATCTGTTCTAAATGATTTTAGTCAGATGAAAGAAAATATTCCGGCGCAGCTGCTCGCCATTTCTCAGGGAATTATCATAGTGCCAAAAATGATTAACGCCGGCTTGATGGTCGGAGCGAAACATGGCAAAGGTATTGCGATGGTGAAAGGAACGAACGGCCAATGGAGTGACCCAATTTTCGTTACCATTACAGGCGGAAGCGTTGGCGCACAAATTGGCGTACAGGCAACTGATTTAATTTTGGTTTTCAAGAACAGCAAGACTTTGACAGAAATTGGAAAAGGCAGCTTTACCCTTGGAGGTGACTTATCAGTAGCGGCAGGTCCGGTAGGAAGAAGTTCCTCAGCACAAACGGATTATAAGTTAGAAGCAGAAGTTTATTCTTATTCGCGAAGCAAAGGACTTTTTGCAGGTATTACCTTAAACGGAGCGGTATTGTCTGTGGATGGAAAAGCAAATAATGAATTTTACGATGATTCTTCTGATGCTAACACGATCCTGACTTCATCACACACAGATTCAAATCTGGTTGCAGATTTGAAAAATAAGCTGGAAAATTTTAAATAA
- a CDS encoding TonB-dependent receptor domain-containing protein, with the protein MKSLVLNLLFLVLAQNALGQVTGKFVSQKEEPIPFATVLLLNPADSSLVKGSLTNETGDFVIENASANKYLLRFTAVGFQTWTSGTFELTDEQLTKNFGTSVIQEDTRQLGEVVIKAEKPLFEQKIEGMVVNVENSILTKGSSALSVLERAPGVVIDHRNSSISLNGKEGVMVMINGKLMRMALAQVVALLNSTNASDIEKIELLTSPPSRYDADGNAGLINIVMKKNKDQGTSGSITLTGGYGYREKAMAGFNLSKNTGKISTYGSYSFSHDRTYSYMYITSNQNMPVLGGRIFATVYDTTRSEQNNHNATAGIDYRINPKMTLGGNISYNASSSSPLSITRASYNVLPDSILLYHGQVSGNNHWKTLNSSVYIEKEIRAGEKVNFDLDYLRFKYDSPTIVNSSFLNPDGTRAGTNDSLFAPIQRGFAETSINVGVFKSDYSKSITKKIKIETGVKQTYSDGKSLSGIKSLVDGQWVNRSETSNQINMKESISAGYVSVNTQPDPTINLNFGTRVEYSHTHMDDPKTEANTIDRRLGKFFPNMSFSKKFDEDNELQFSYAKRISRPTYTDLASYVAYSDPTAVYTGNPLLKPTITDNIKLGYNYRNLAFSILYSQDKNPIARYQITQRPQANLLYISPQNLDFQKNITFQASLPLKINDWWSMNYGFVGAWRKFKISYTLVPVEKTYLSYSTNFSQLFKLPKNFSMEISGWYNSSFYNGSIKMRGFGMLNAGIKKTLKGNGGSFQFSVSDILRTMQINNYYGTLTTEAFSIKNHVTFNTESRVSPIFKLTYFRTFGGNNNKIRQASSPGSKDEADRLKNN; encoded by the coding sequence ATGAAATCATTGGTCTTAAACTTGCTATTTCTGGTATTGGCACAAAATGCATTGGGCCAGGTTACCGGAAAGTTTGTCTCCCAAAAGGAAGAACCTATTCCTTTTGCCACGGTACTGCTCTTAAATCCGGCTGATTCATCCTTAGTAAAAGGTTCTTTGACCAACGAAACCGGTGACTTTGTCATTGAAAATGCCTCGGCGAATAAATATTTATTACGCTTCACCGCTGTCGGATTTCAAACCTGGACTTCCGGTACTTTCGAACTGACGGATGAACAATTAACCAAAAATTTTGGAACATCGGTGATTCAGGAAGATACCAGACAATTGGGGGAAGTTGTCATTAAAGCTGAAAAACCTTTGTTCGAACAAAAAATTGAAGGTATGGTGGTGAATGTTGAAAATAGTATCCTCACAAAAGGAAGTTCTGCGCTAAGTGTTTTGGAACGCGCTCCCGGCGTAGTGATTGACCATAGGAATAGCAGCATTTCTTTGAATGGGAAAGAAGGTGTGATGGTTATGATTAATGGAAAACTGATGCGTATGGCTTTGGCGCAGGTAGTGGCTTTACTGAATAGCACGAATGCCAGTGATATTGAAAAAATAGAATTGCTGACATCTCCGCCGTCAAGATATGATGCTGATGGAAACGCCGGACTGATTAATATTGTAATGAAAAAAAACAAAGACCAGGGCACAAGCGGATCGATCACACTTACAGGTGGTTATGGTTATCGTGAAAAAGCAATGGCTGGTTTTAATCTGAGTAAAAACACGGGGAAAATCAGTACTTACGGCTCCTACTCCTTTTCTCACGACCGGACATACAGTTACATGTACATTACAAGCAACCAAAATATGCCGGTTCTTGGAGGCCGGATTTTTGCGACTGTATACGATACCACCCGCTCTGAGCAAAATAATCATAACGCCACCGCCGGAATTGATTACAGGATAAATCCCAAAATGACTTTGGGTGGAAATATTAGTTATAATGCAAGCAGCTCATCCCCGTTGTCCATTACACGTGCATCTTACAATGTTTTACCGGACTCAATTTTGCTTTATCATGGTCAGGTTTCAGGAAATAACCATTGGAAAACGCTTAACTCTTCTGTTTATATTGAAAAAGAAATAAGAGCAGGTGAGAAAGTGAATTTTGATCTTGATTATCTGCGGTTCAAATACGATAGCCCGACTATTGTCAATAGTTCTTTCCTCAATCCCGACGGAACACGGGCTGGCACTAATGACAGTCTTTTTGCACCTATCCAGCGGGGATTTGCAGAAACTTCAATAAATGTTGGTGTTTTCAAATCAGATTATTCAAAATCTATTACAAAAAAAATCAAGATTGAAACTGGTGTTAAACAAACCTATTCGGATGGGAAAAGTTTGTCGGGAATTAAAAGTCTGGTGGATGGGCAATGGGTGAACCGATCTGAAACTTCCAACCAGATCAACATGAAGGAAAGTATCAGTGCCGGATACGTTTCTGTCAATACCCAGCCTGATCCGACAATAAATCTAAATTTTGGTACCCGGGTTGAATATTCACATACCCATATGGATGATCCGAAAACGGAAGCAAATACGATTGACCGCAGGCTTGGGAAATTTTTTCCAAACATGTCTTTTTCCAAAAAATTCGACGAGGATAATGAATTGCAGTTTTCATACGCTAAAAGAATCAGTCGACCAACTTACACGGATCTGGCATCATATGTGGCATATAGTGATCCCACAGCGGTTTATACAGGTAATCCTTTACTGAAACCAACTATCACTGACAATATAAAACTTGGCTACAACTACCGAAATCTGGCATTTTCAATACTTTACAGCCAAGACAAAAACCCCATTGCACGTTATCAGATCACACAAAGACCCCAAGCAAATTTGCTTTACATATCTCCACAGAATCTGGATTTCCAAAAAAATATTACCTTCCAAGCAAGTCTGCCATTGAAAATAAATGACTGGTGGAGCATGAATTATGGGTTTGTCGGGGCATGGAGAAAATTTAAGATATCGTACACGTTGGTTCCTGTTGAAAAAACATATCTTAGTTATTCCACCAATTTCAGTCAACTCTTTAAGTTGCCAAAAAACTTTTCCATGGAAATTTCCGGTTGGTACAATTCTTCATTTTACAATGGCTCAATCAAAATGCGCGGATTTGGAATGCTGAATGCTGGAATAAAGAAAACGCTGAAAGGCAATGGAGGAAGTTTCCAATTTTCAGTGTCTGATATTTTGAGGACAATGCAGATAAACAACTACTATGGCACCTTGACAACGGAAGCTTTTTCAATCAAAAATCACGTAACATTTAATACCGAATCCCGCGTTTCTCCTATTTTCAAACTAACATATTTCAGAACATTTGGAGGAAATAATAATAAAATCCGACAGGCTTCTTCCCCGGGATCGAAAGACGAAGCGGATCGTTTGAAGAATAATTAA
- a CDS encoding Nif3-like dinuclear metal center hexameric protein: MKKPILSPGISVLDRRKFIINTIKSAAGLAMINLSPAFAKENNWSVKKQWTVQEIMDFVLKEGGLTPLKETVDMIKIGKADQVVTGIISTMFPTIAIIEEAAKRNANFIIAHEPSFYNHNDKSDWVKNNAVLKKKQDLLDKHKMVIWRFHDYCHSLKPDAVSYGVAKKANWLSYYKTGDVMLKIPAVTLQNLVSHLKKSLGISHVRVIGDMQQSCERIALLPGAWGGPMQVSTAEKEKPDVLIVGELSEWETAEYIRDARSFGQKISLIILGHAVSEEPGMEWFAEWLQPKLPDVKITHLASGDPFTWL; the protein is encoded by the coding sequence ATGAAAAAACCGATTCTGTCGCCCGGCATCTCCGTTTTGGACCGAAGAAAATTTATCATTAATACGATTAAATCCGCTGCCGGCCTGGCTATGATAAATCTCAGTCCGGCCTTTGCAAAAGAAAATAACTGGTCCGTCAAAAAACAATGGACCGTGCAGGAAATAATGGATTTTGTATTAAAAGAAGGCGGACTTACACCTTTGAAAGAGACAGTTGATATGATCAAAATCGGGAAAGCAGATCAGGTTGTTACGGGAATTATTTCCACGATGTTCCCTACTATTGCCATCATTGAGGAGGCTGCAAAACGAAACGCCAATTTTATTATAGCACACGAACCTTCATTTTACAATCACAACGACAAATCTGATTGGGTAAAAAACAACGCCGTACTTAAAAAGAAACAGGACTTGCTGGATAAACATAAGATGGTAATCTGGCGTTTTCATGACTATTGCCATTCCTTGAAACCAGATGCCGTAAGTTATGGTGTTGCGAAAAAAGCCAATTGGTTATCCTATTACAAAACGGGGGATGTAATGTTAAAAATCCCCGCTGTTACGCTACAAAATCTTGTCAGTCATCTGAAAAAATCACTCGGAATTTCCCATGTACGGGTCATTGGAGATATGCAGCAAAGCTGTGAGCGTATCGCACTCCTTCCCGGTGCCTGGGGTGGTCCGATGCAGGTTTCAACAGCCGAAAAAGAAAAGCCGGATGTACTTATTGTTGGAGAATTATCCGAATGGGAAACAGCGGAGTATATCAGGGATGCAAGAAGTTTTGGCCAGAAAATTTCGCTGATTATTCTCGGACATGCTGTGAGTGAAGAGCCTGGAATGGAATGGTTTGCGGAATGGCTGCAACCAAAATTGCCAGACGTGAAAATTACACATCTGGCATCTGGTGACCCTTTTACCTGGCTTTAA